In one Bryobacteraceae bacterium genomic region, the following are encoded:
- a CDS encoding amidase has translation MKRFLSGETTVDTYRRRIAQGDSALRAFSQVIQLEPLGEGPLRGAPFGVKDIFDAAGTRTEWGSPLNAGRVSPDDSALVRELRENGGRVAGKTHTTAFAYFDSAPTVNPYNAAHTPGGSSSGSAAAVAAGMVPFALGSQTQGSVCRPASYCGVAGFKPTFGLLPLAGVMPFAPSLDTAGLFTQDAADMALLWELMGYGRDAFVSPRVAAFLAIEETEPEMRAAFDSAVAKLAVPRVDPPESYRRLFPNVRLVQAVEGGRTLEETYRRHGLAVGTKLADMIEMGLSTPEEEYQAALADLVAARRDIAQVFAQYDVILTPAALGPAPATLASTGDPRANSPWTGLHTPVIAIPMETAGLPLGIQLSAASGRDAALLAAAVSLAAELSNASNED, from the coding sequence TTGAAGAGGTTTCTGAGCGGTGAAACCACGGTGGATACCTATCGCCGGCGCATCGCGCAAGGCGACTCCGCTCTGCGGGCTTTCAGCCAGGTGATCCAACTGGAGCCGCTCGGCGAAGGTCCCCTGCGGGGCGCGCCGTTCGGCGTGAAAGACATCTTCGACGCCGCCGGAACCCGCACCGAATGGGGCTCTCCCTTGAATGCCGGCCGCGTGTCGCCGGACGATTCCGCACTGGTTCGCGAGTTGCGCGAAAACGGCGGCCGCGTCGCCGGTAAGACTCACACCACGGCCTTCGCCTATTTCGACTCGGCCCCCACGGTCAATCCATACAACGCGGCCCACACCCCGGGCGGGTCGTCGTCCGGCTCGGCTGCGGCCGTCGCCGCCGGAATGGTCCCGTTCGCGCTCGGCTCGCAGACGCAGGGCTCGGTATGCCGTCCGGCGTCCTACTGCGGAGTGGCCGGCTTCAAGCCTACGTTCGGGCTCCTCCCGCTCGCAGGCGTGATGCCGTTCGCGCCCTCGCTCGACACGGCTGGCTTGTTCACCCAAGACGCTGCGGACATGGCGCTGTTGTGGGAGCTGATGGGCTACGGCCGCGACGCCTTCGTCTCGCCGCGTGTCGCCGCATTCCTCGCCATCGAGGAAACCGAACCGGAAATGCGCGCTGCCTTCGACTCCGCCGTGGCGAAGCTCGCCGTCCCCCGCGTCGATCCGCCCGAGAGCTACCGCCGCCTGTTCCCCAACGTCCGCCTGGTCCAGGCCGTCGAGGGTGGGCGCACGCTCGAAGAGACGTACCGCCGCCATGGACTCGCCGTTGGCACGAAACTCGCGGACATGATCGAAATGGGGCTCTCCACGCCCGAAGAAGAATATCAGGCCGCGCTGGCCGACCTCGTCGCCGCCCGCCGCGACATCGCGCAGGTCTTCGCGCAGTACGACGTGATCCTGACGCCCGCCGCGCTCGGCCCTGCGCCGGCCACGCTCGCCTCCACCGGCGATCCACGCGCCAACTCCCCGTGGACCGGGCTCCACACGCCCGTCATCGCGATTCCCATGGAAACCGCCGGACTCCCGCTCGGCATTCAACTCTCGGCCGCCTCCGGACGAGATGCCGCGTTGCTCGCCGCCGCCGTTTCGCTCGCCGCCGAACTGTCCAACGCGTCAAACGAAGATTGA
- a CDS encoding pyridoxal phosphate-dependent aminotransferase translates to MEPGFSSRLPWDAPPNRLTTRLDEVRREGRRVLDLTESNPTRAGIPYDEAAILTALADTAALIYEPSPRGIARARQAVAEIEGTNQSQVVLTASTSEAYSLLFRLFSDPGGEILVPRPSYPLLEFLASLDGLALRHYSLRYHEGWWLDRASLRAAITPRTRAIVTVSPNNPTGSYVSRGDYEWLLGLGLPVIADEVFRAFDHAGHGAPAPEGVWRLNGISKLLGLPQMKLAWIAAPASADLHRLDLIADSYLSVSAPIQHALPAWLSTRAAFHSAMMDRLGRNLATLRRTAALSPLNVEAGWYGVIRLPLTRTDEEWALALLDAGVLVQPGYFYDFESDGYAVVSLLTPLAAFEEGLTTICQLVS, encoded by the coding sequence TTGGAGCCCGGTTTCTCGTCGCGGCTGCCCTGGGACGCGCCGCCCAACCGGCTCACCACGCGGCTCGACGAAGTCCGGCGCGAAGGCCGCCGCGTGCTCGATCTCACCGAATCGAACCCCACGCGCGCGGGTATCCCCTACGACGAAGCGGCCATTCTCACCGCCCTCGCCGATACGGCCGCGCTCATCTATGAGCCCTCACCCCGCGGCATCGCCCGCGCGCGCCAAGCCGTTGCCGAAATCGAAGGAACGAACCAATCGCAGGTGGTGCTCACGGCGTCGACCTCGGAGGCCTACTCGCTCCTTTTCCGTTTGTTTTCAGATCCCGGCGGCGAAATCCTCGTCCCCCGGCCGTCCTACCCGCTGCTCGAGTTCCTGGCTTCGCTCGACGGCCTCGCCCTCCGCCACTACTCGCTCCGCTACCACGAAGGCTGGTGGCTGGACCGCGCCTCGCTCCGGGCTGCCATCACCCCTCGCACGCGGGCCATCGTGACCGTCAGCCCCAACAATCCCACTGGATCCTACGTCTCTCGCGGCGACTACGAGTGGCTCCTCGGGCTCGGCCTGCCCGTCATCGCCGACGAGGTCTTCCGCGCGTTCGATCACGCCGGCCACGGCGCGCCCGCCCCGGAAGGCGTCTGGCGTTTGAACGGCATCTCCAAGCTCCTCGGGCTTCCGCAAATGAAGCTCGCCTGGATCGCCGCGCCCGCCTCCGCCGATCTCCACCGCCTCGACCTCATCGCCGATTCCTACCTCTCCGTCTCCGCGCCCATCCAGCACGCGCTCCCCGCCTGGCTCTCGACGCGCGCCGCGTTCCACAGTGCGATGATGGATCGGCTGGGACGCAACCTCGCCACACTGCGGCGGACCGCGGCGCTTTCTCCGCTCAACGTCGAAGCCGGCTGGTACGGCGTGATCCGGCTGCCGCTCACCCGCACCGATGAAGAGTGGGCGCTGGCCCTGCTCGACGCGGGCGTGCTCGTGCAGCCCGGTTATTTTTACGATTTCGAATCCGACGGCTACGCTGTGGTGAGCCTGCTCACACCGCTGGCCGCGTTCGAGGAAGGTCTCACGACGATATGCCAATTGGTGAGTTGA
- a CDS encoding prolyl oligopeptidase family serine peptidase, giving the protein MYRTWPIALLPLATLMAADPTTKPETKKIPVEDTLHGVTLTDPYRWLEDQNSPETRAWIEAQNKYTRALLDPVPGRAVFARRLSQLLRVETVMIPTERGGRYFYRRRPADREQPLILLREKLNGEDKVLVDPDTLSSDHSASARISAVSDDAKLLAYAVQQGGKDEIEIRFLDVDSGRHLDDRIPEGKWTDVSLTPDKKRAYYASLGGPNPRIRVHEMGTPFEKDKEIFGSEYGAEHILTAEVSENGRWLLITVYHGSAGDAIDLFVQDLRAPDAAIVPVVKGVKASFQATIVDDRIVVDTNWNAPHHKVLAMDLPPKPDTWKELVAESKTATIDGISLAGHRIYVRYLENVQSRIRVYDSEGKYERDVELPAIGSASAIFGRWDSREAFYNFTSFHIPTRIYRLDTAKGISEMWFQQPVPIETDRFALDQKWFESKDGARVPMFLLHKKDVERDGNRPVLLTGYGGFNVSMTPAFSSLAVLWAELGGVFAMVNLRGGSEFGETWHEGGMRLKKQNTFDDFIAAAEYLIREKYTNPTRLAIRGGSNGGLLVGAALTQRPDLFQAVICAYPLLDMVRYQKFLVARFWVPEYGSSEDPEQFKYILSYSPYQNVKKGVDYPAVLFVTGDADTRVDPLHARKMTALLQDMSKGRRPVALLYDVKAGHSGGEPASKTIEETTDVVSFLMSQLSQAPEIGR; this is encoded by the coding sequence ATGTACCGAACCTGGCCCATCGCCCTCCTCCCCCTCGCAACGCTCATGGCTGCCGACCCCACCACAAAACCCGAAACCAAGAAGATCCCCGTCGAGGACACCCTCCACGGCGTCACCCTCACGGATCCCTACCGCTGGCTTGAGGACCAGAACAGCCCGGAAACCCGTGCCTGGATCGAAGCGCAAAACAAGTACACGCGCGCACTCCTGGACCCCGTCCCCGGCCGCGCTGTCTTCGCGCGACGCCTCTCCCAGCTCTTGCGCGTCGAGACCGTCATGATCCCAACCGAACGCGGCGGACGCTACTTCTACCGCCGCCGCCCCGCCGATCGCGAGCAGCCCCTCATCCTCCTCCGCGAGAAGTTGAACGGCGAAGACAAGGTCCTCGTCGATCCCGACACGCTCTCCTCGGACCACTCTGCCTCCGCCCGCATCTCCGCCGTCTCCGACGACGCCAAACTCCTCGCCTACGCCGTGCAGCAGGGCGGCAAGGACGAAATCGAAATTCGCTTCCTCGACGTCGACTCCGGCCGCCACCTCGACGACCGCATCCCCGAAGGCAAGTGGACCGACGTCAGCCTCACGCCCGACAAAAAGCGCGCCTACTACGCCAGCCTCGGCGGACCCAACCCGCGCATCCGCGTTCACGAAATGGGCACGCCCTTCGAAAAGGACAAGGAGATCTTCGGGTCCGAGTACGGCGCCGAACACATCCTCACCGCCGAGGTGTCCGAGAACGGCCGTTGGCTGCTGATCACCGTCTACCACGGCTCGGCCGGCGACGCCATTGACCTCTTCGTCCAGGATCTCCGCGCCCCGGACGCCGCCATCGTTCCCGTCGTCAAGGGCGTGAAGGCCTCCTTCCAGGCAACTATCGTCGATGACCGCATCGTCGTCGACACCAATTGGAACGCGCCCCATCACAAGGTGCTCGCGATGGACCTGCCCCCGAAACCGGATACCTGGAAAGAACTCGTCGCCGAGTCGAAAACCGCCACCATCGACGGCATCTCCCTAGCCGGCCATCGCATCTACGTCCGCTATCTCGAAAACGTGCAATCGCGCATCCGGGTGTACGACTCCGAAGGCAAGTATGAACGCGACGTCGAACTGCCCGCCATCGGGTCCGCCAGCGCTATCTTCGGCCGCTGGGATTCGCGCGAGGCGTTCTACAACTTCACTTCCTTCCATATCCCCACACGCATCTACCGGCTCGATACCGCCAAGGGTATCTCCGAGATGTGGTTCCAGCAGCCCGTGCCCATCGAAACCGACCGGTTCGCGCTCGATCAGAAATGGTTTGAATCGAAAGACGGCGCCCGCGTTCCGATGTTCCTGCTCCACAAGAAGGACGTCGAACGCGACGGCAACCGCCCCGTGCTTCTCACCGGCTACGGCGGATTCAACGTCTCCATGACCCCCGCCTTCTCCTCGCTCGCCGTGCTGTGGGCCGAGTTGGGCGGCGTCTTTGCCATGGTGAACCTCCGCGGCGGTTCCGAATTCGGCGAAACCTGGCACGAAGGTGGGATGCGTCTTAAGAAGCAGAACACGTTCGACGACTTCATCGCCGCCGCCGAATACCTCATCCGTGAGAAGTACACCAACCCCACCCGGCTCGCAATCCGTGGCGGCTCCAACGGTGGCCTGCTCGTCGGCGCCGCGCTCACCCAGCGTCCGGACCTCTTCCAGGCCGTCATCTGCGCCTACCCGCTGCTCGATATGGTTCGCTATCAGAAGTTTCTCGTCGCGCGCTTTTGGGTTCCTGAGTACGGCTCGAGTGAAGATCCCGAACAGTTCAAGTACATCCTGTCCTACTCCCCCTATCAGAACGTGAAGAAGGGCGTCGACTACCCGGCGGTGCTCTTCGTCACCGGCGACGCCGATACGCGCGTGGATCCGCTTCATGCCCGCAAGATGACCGCGCTCCTCCAGGACATGAGCAAGGGTCGCCGTCCGGTGGCGCTGCTCTACGACGTGAAGGCCGGCCACTCCGGCGGCGAGCCCGCCTCGAAGACGATCGAGGAAACCACCGATGTCGTCTCCTTCCTGATGTCGCAGTTGTCGCAGGCGCCAGAGATCGGCCGCTGA
- a CDS encoding type II toxin-antitoxin system VapC family toxin: MISALDTNVLLDVLIPNPTWYGASLAAIESAARDGSLVVCEIVYAELCGHFSAQADLDAFLHENRIRLDRLSPPALFAASQAWRQYRLHGGKRDRILPDFLVGAHARLQASRLVSRDGEFYRRYFEGLVVAGPES, encoded by the coding sequence GTGATCTCGGCACTGGACACAAACGTACTCCTGGATGTCCTCATTCCCAATCCCACTTGGTACGGCGCATCCCTCGCCGCGATCGAAAGCGCGGCCCGCGACGGCAGCCTCGTCGTTTGCGAAATCGTGTACGCAGAGCTGTGCGGCCATTTCTCAGCCCAAGCCGACCTGGATGCCTTCCTCCATGAAAACCGCATTCGCCTGGACCGCCTGTCGCCGCCGGCTCTCTTCGCAGCCTCGCAGGCTTGGCGTCAGTACCGGCTCCACGGCGGAAAGCGCGACCGCATCCTGCCCGACTTTCTCGTCGGAGCCCACGCCCGCCTCCAAGCCTCGCGACTCGTTTCCCGCGACGGCGAATTCTATCGCCGCTACTTCGAAGGGCTCGTGGTCGCTGGGCCGGAGTCGTGA
- a CDS encoding AbrB/MazE/SpoVT family DNA-binding domain-containing protein codes for MKVGERGQVTIPKEIRDRFGITAETEVEFLVEQGEIIVRKVAAPLALAKWKGFCGDRFRDLGLSSIDAYIDEVRGR; via the coding sequence ATGAAAGTAGGAGAACGCGGACAGGTAACCATCCCGAAGGAGATCCGCGACCGCTTCGGAATCACTGCCGAGACCGAAGTCGAGTTTCTGGTAGAACAGGGTGAAATCATCGTCCGCAAGGTGGCCGCCCCTTTGGCGCTCGCAAAATGGAAGGGCTTCTGCGGCGACCGATTTCGCGATCTCGGCCTCAGCAGCATCGACGCGTACATCGACGAGGTCCGTGGCCGGTGA
- a CDS encoding mandelate racemase/muconate lactonizing enzyme family protein translates to MRITAVELLRYARGIRVHAGEVDWLWVRIHTDEGVTGLGETYPCSDSEAGVIRRSLAPALLGRNPLDLDRLWADLFLAVSYHGWAGAEMRAISAIDIALWDLAGKAYGQPIFRLLGGASRESIRVYNTCYDHVDFNTAPVRLAGELLDSGVAAMKIWPYDSIALANRGHHLSHDELVRGAEPLRLIREAYGRRIEVAMEFHGYWNLPCAARIANHLEPYEPMWLEEMLPQDNLAAYRELSTKTRLPLTISERLMTRWGFREVLENRAASVIMPDICWCGGISEAKKIATAAETHYLPVAPHNCGGPILHWASAHLAANLPNLMILETVRRHYLEEYRGLLTRDLVPVNGELPLPDAPGLGVELAPDIATRANVEVERIAAY, encoded by the coding sequence TTGCGCATTACCGCCGTCGAACTGCTCCGCTATGCACGGGGGATCCGTGTCCACGCTGGCGAAGTCGATTGGCTCTGGGTCCGCATCCATACTGACGAAGGCGTCACCGGCCTCGGTGAAACCTACCCCTGCTCGGACTCCGAAGCGGGTGTGATCCGTCGTTCCCTTGCTCCCGCTCTCCTCGGCCGCAATCCCCTCGATCTCGATCGCCTCTGGGCGGACCTCTTCCTCGCCGTATCCTACCACGGCTGGGCCGGCGCTGAAATGCGCGCCATTTCCGCCATCGATATCGCTCTCTGGGACCTCGCTGGCAAGGCGTACGGACAGCCCATCTTCCGTCTCCTTGGCGGCGCCTCGCGCGAATCCATCCGCGTTTACAACACCTGCTACGATCACGTCGATTTCAACACGGCCCCCGTCCGCCTCGCTGGCGAGCTGCTCGATTCCGGCGTCGCCGCGATGAAGATCTGGCCCTACGACTCCATCGCCCTCGCCAACCGCGGCCACCACCTCTCCCACGACGAACTCGTCCGCGGCGCGGAGCCGCTCCGCCTGATCCGCGAAGCCTACGGACGGCGGATCGAGGTCGCCATGGAGTTCCACGGCTATTGGAACCTCCCGTGCGCGGCCCGCATTGCCAACCACCTCGAGCCCTACGAGCCGATGTGGCTCGAGGAGATGCTGCCCCAGGACAACCTCGCCGCCTACCGTGAGCTCTCGACCAAAACCCGGCTGCCCCTCACCATCAGCGAACGCCTGATGACGCGCTGGGGCTTCCGCGAGGTCCTCGAAAACCGCGCCGCCTCGGTCATCATGCCCGATATTTGCTGGTGCGGTGGAATTTCTGAAGCCAAGAAGATCGCCACCGCCGCCGAGACGCATTACCTGCCCGTCGCCCCGCACAATTGCGGCGGACCCATCCTGCACTGGGCCTCCGCCCACCTCGCCGCGAACCTGCCCAACCTGATGATCCTCGAGACAGTCCGCCGCCACTACCTCGAGGAATACCGCGGCCTGCTCACGCGAGACCTCGTCCCCGTCAATGGCGAGCTGCCGCTCCCCGATGCCCCCGGCCTCGGAGTCGAGCTCGCCCCCGATATCGCCACCCGCGCCAACGTCGAGGTCGAGCGCATCGCCGCGTACTGA
- a CDS encoding CarD family transcriptional regulator → MAFQIGERVVYPNHGVGTVENISSRTFGSRIERFYLLRLAGNSLTIMVPFSHVSDVGLRKVTRTSEIQRMLDFLAAGDCTRCTDWKDRFKDNSEKMRNGGLLDVADVMKGLIHQQTVKTLSFREKKMLDRARHMLITEVSTSRNVSEERAVEILGKALAKCGLKLPEPL, encoded by the coding sequence ATGGCCTTCCAGATCGGCGAACGTGTGGTTTATCCAAATCACGGAGTCGGAACCGTAGAGAACATTAGCAGTCGCACGTTCGGCTCCAGAATCGAACGTTTCTACCTATTGCGTCTGGCCGGGAACAGCCTCACCATCATGGTGCCTTTTTCCCACGTCTCCGACGTCGGACTTCGCAAGGTCACCCGAACCTCCGAGATTCAGCGCATGTTGGACTTCCTCGCGGCCGGGGACTGCACCCGGTGCACCGATTGGAAAGATCGCTTCAAGGACAACTCCGAAAAGATGCGCAACGGCGGCCTGCTCGACGTGGCCGACGTCATGAAGGGCCTCATCCACCAGCAGACCGTCAAGACGCTTTCCTTCCGCGAAAAGAAGATGCTGGATCGCGCCCGCCACATGTTGATCACCGAAGTGTCCACCTCGCGCAACGTTTCCGAGGAGCGCGCTGTTGAAATTCTTGGTAAAGCGCTTGCCAAGTGCGGCTTGAAGCTCCCCGAACCGCTCTAA
- a CDS encoding aldolase/citrate lyase family protein codes for MKTAPRTVILFASACALLVAQPDPNYKPKRINKAIELLEQGQPIYYTGGHGGYEEGKKMAHTWADYINYEMEHGALDFTALRQFMRGLVDGGPTRSGHRTPAVIVTLPVLGVDEMHMRANFWVAQQVQAAGAHGILLCHARSPEAVRVFVQAMRYPNARPIVNGLGEGMLGNGSQGYASQIWGVTPQEYMKKADPWPLNPNGEFLLGLKIEDKYALANAELVAAVPGIGFAEWGPGDMGISLDLPDGHGANETLHPQMRDARAKVLAACKKNKLAFLNTVRPTDVEQMIDEGVRIGSGGQEAAEKGRRYTKRKMPW; via the coding sequence ATGAAAACAGCACCCCGCACCGTGATTCTGTTTGCGTCCGCCTGCGCCCTCCTGGTCGCCCAGCCGGACCCCAACTACAAGCCCAAACGCATCAACAAGGCCATCGAACTCCTCGAGCAGGGCCAGCCCATCTACTACACCGGCGGCCACGGCGGCTACGAGGAAGGCAAGAAGATGGCTCACACCTGGGCCGACTACATCAACTACGAGATGGAGCACGGCGCGCTCGATTTCACGGCGCTCCGCCAGTTCATGCGCGGCCTGGTCGACGGCGGACCCACCAGGAGTGGCCACCGTACGCCCGCCGTCATCGTGACGCTGCCCGTCCTCGGCGTCGACGAGATGCACATGCGCGCTAACTTCTGGGTTGCCCAGCAGGTGCAGGCGGCCGGCGCCCACGGCATTCTGCTCTGCCACGCCCGGAGCCCGGAGGCCGTCCGCGTTTTCGTGCAGGCGATGCGCTATCCCAACGCCCGGCCCATCGTCAATGGCCTCGGCGAAGGCATGCTCGGCAACGGCAGCCAGGGCTACGCGTCACAGATTTGGGGCGTCACGCCGCAGGAGTATATGAAGAAGGCGGACCCGTGGCCGCTCAACCCCAACGGTGAGTTCCTGCTCGGCCTCAAGATCGAGGACAAGTACGCCCTCGCCAACGCCGAACTCGTCGCCGCCGTGCCCGGCATCGGGTTCGCCGAATGGGGGCCCGGCGACATGGGCATCTCGCTCGATCTCCCCGACGGCCACGGCGCCAATGAAACCCTGCATCCCCAAATGCGCGATGCTCGCGCCAAGGTGCTCGCCGCCTGCAAGAAGAACAAGCTCGCCTTCCTCAACACCGTCCGCCCCACCGACGTCGAGCAGATGATCGACGAAGGCGTCCGGATCGGCTCCGGCGGCCAGGAAGCCGCCGAGAAGGGCCGGCGCTATACCAAGCGCAAAATGCCATGGTAA
- a CDS encoding AGE family epimerase/isomerase, translating to MTDFAAVYRRDLFHSVLPFWMSHSIDRQHGGFFTCLDRRGAIFDHRKYVWMNGRQVWMLSKLYNEHEPRPEWLDAAREGAGFLRCHAFDPQGRCYFALTSDGQPAAFQRKPYGAVFVALGWLEFAKASGETWARDGAIALFEKIRQWIADPGLLGRPALPGAPPMRQLADVMVVASLALELARATADPIYDAILAEMLPLALAHRDPGSGALLENVSSTGADLRHLPEGRLVCPGHTLEVCWFLLDILERQPDAATQAAVLEILHAALEYGWDTEYGGLYYFMDLDGRPALQLEADMKLWWPHTEAIYSLVRAWTLTGRGEWRAALERIHDYTYATFPDPEHGEWYGYCGRDGKVSHQLKGNNYKGCFHVPRALWLSLSALGKNSGNI from the coding sequence ATGACCGATTTCGCCGCCGTCTACCGCCGCGACCTGTTCCACTCCGTCCTCCCCTTCTGGATGAGCCACTCCATCGACCGCCAGCACGGCGGCTTCTTCACCTGCCTCGACCGCCGCGGCGCCATCTTCGACCACCGCAAGTACGTCTGGATGAACGGGCGCCAGGTCTGGATGCTCTCCAAGCTCTACAATGAGCACGAACCCCGCCCGGAATGGCTCGACGCTGCGCGCGAAGGAGCCGGGTTCCTCCGCTGTCACGCGTTCGATCCGCAAGGTCGCTGCTACTTCGCCCTCACCTCCGACGGCCAACCCGCCGCCTTCCAGCGCAAACCCTACGGCGCCGTGTTCGTCGCCCTCGGTTGGCTCGAGTTTGCCAAGGCCTCCGGCGAAACATGGGCGCGCGATGGCGCCATCGCCCTCTTCGAAAAGATCCGCCAGTGGATCGCGGACCCGGGGCTGCTCGGCCGTCCCGCGCTTCCTGGCGCCCCGCCCATGCGCCAACTCGCCGACGTGATGGTGGTTGCGTCCCTCGCTCTCGAACTGGCCCGCGCCACCGCCGACCCCATCTACGACGCTATCCTCGCCGAAATGCTACCTCTCGCCCTCGCCCACCGCGACCCCGGCTCAGGCGCGCTGCTCGAAAACGTATCGTCCACCGGGGCCGATCTCCGCCATCTCCCCGAAGGCCGCCTCGTGTGTCCGGGACACACTCTCGAGGTCTGCTGGTTCCTCCTCGATATCCTCGAACGGCAACCCGACGCCGCCACCCAGGCCGCGGTTCTCGAAATTCTCCACGCCGCCCTCGAATACGGCTGGGATACCGAATACGGCGGCCTTTACTACTTCATGGATCTCGACGGGCGCCCCGCCCTGCAGCTCGAAGCCGATATGAAGCTCTGGTGGCCGCACACCGAGGCCATCTACTCGCTCGTCCGCGCCTGGACGCTTACCGGCCGCGGCGAGTGGCGAGCCGCCCTGGAGCGCATCCACGACTACACCTACGCCACCTTCCCCGATCCCGAACACGGCGAATGGTACGGCTACTGCGGCCGCGACGGCAAGGTCTCTCATCAGCTCAAGGGCAACAACTACAAGGGCTGCTTCCACGTTCCCCGGGCCCTCTGGCTGAGCCTCTCGGCGCTCGGAAAAAATTCGGGCAACATATAG
- a CDS encoding DUF177 domain-containing protein, with protein MFLSVNDLAVRDLVTQVAFDSDGMDLGDPDLRLAGKLTADVEASLGAGDEIRVAGRLTGEVEVVCDRCAEPFRVPIDGAFDLRYEPSENEPEAGEHGITARETEIGFYEGEGVELADVVREQILLSLPSRLLCGAECKGICPQCGQNRNKGECQCRSVPADPRWDALAKLARR; from the coding sequence ATGTTTCTCAGCGTCAATGACTTGGCCGTTCGGGACCTGGTTACGCAAGTAGCCTTCGATTCGGACGGGATGGACTTGGGCGATCCGGATCTGCGGCTGGCAGGTAAGCTGACAGCCGACGTCGAAGCGTCACTCGGCGCTGGCGACGAGATCCGGGTGGCAGGCCGGCTGACGGGCGAGGTGGAGGTGGTTTGCGACCGCTGCGCGGAGCCGTTCCGGGTTCCGATCGACGGCGCCTTCGATCTTCGCTACGAGCCTTCGGAGAACGAGCCGGAGGCGGGTGAGCACGGGATCACGGCCCGGGAGACGGAGATCGGGTTTTACGAGGGCGAGGGCGTCGAACTCGCCGATGTGGTTCGGGAGCAAATCCTGCTTTCGCTTCCATCGCGTCTGCTTTGCGGCGCCGAATGCAAGGGAATTTGTCCGCAGTGCGGGCAGAATAGAAATAAGGGTGAGTGCCAGTGCCGGAGCGTCCCGGCCGACCCGCGGTGGGACGCGCTGGCGAAGCTGGCCCGAAGATAG
- the rpmF gene encoding 50S ribosomal protein L32 translates to MPNPKRRHSKRRKNSRRAHDYLAKPALATCPDTSLPVMPHRVSPHTGKYKGRDVIEVEES, encoded by the coding sequence ATGCCGAATCCAAAGCGTCGACACTCGAAGCGGCGAAAGAACAGCCGGCGGGCGCACGATTATCTGGCCAAGCCGGCGTTGGCGACGTGCCCGGACACGAGCCTGCCGGTGATGCCGCACCGGGTGAGCCCGCACACGGGCAAGTACAAGGGCCGAGACGTCATCGAGGTCGAAGAATCCTAG
- the plsX gene encoding phosphate acyltransferase PlsX — protein MVTIAVDAMGGDHAPQSEVSGVIEAVRQHNVRVQLVGREDLVLAELNKHSGWKSLPIDVVHASEHITMTDSAAKAVRGKKDSSIRVAARLVREGTAEGVVSAGNTGAVMATAKMVQGVVPGVERPGLATPLPTMTGRPVIVLDVGANVDCTPKMLAQFAIMGEIYSRIIMHAENPRVGLLSIGEEEHKGNDLTKEATPLLKSLPMNFVGNVEGRDIFRGAVDVVVCDGFVGNVLLKASEGVAEMIKTLLKEALSASLISKAGAALSSGAFHSLRKRTDYSEYGGAPLLGIKGVCIICHGSSNGNAIKNAVRVAAEYAEGGVNSRIEHELNSRLAS, from the coding sequence ATGGTTACCATCGCCGTCGATGCCATGGGCGGCGATCACGCCCCGCAGTCGGAAGTTTCGGGGGTGATCGAAGCGGTCCGGCAGCATAACGTCCGGGTGCAACTGGTGGGCCGGGAAGACCTGGTGCTCGCCGAGTTGAACAAGCACTCGGGCTGGAAGAGCCTGCCGATCGATGTGGTTCACGCGAGTGAACACATCACTATGACCGACAGCGCGGCCAAGGCAGTCAGGGGCAAGAAAGACAGTTCGATCCGCGTGGCGGCCCGCCTGGTTCGGGAGGGGACCGCGGAGGGAGTGGTGTCGGCGGGCAACACGGGGGCGGTGATGGCGACGGCGAAGATGGTGCAGGGCGTGGTGCCGGGCGTGGAGCGGCCGGGGCTGGCGACTCCGCTGCCGACAATGACCGGGCGGCCGGTGATCGTGCTCGACGTGGGGGCCAACGTGGACTGTACGCCGAAGATGCTGGCGCAGTTCGCGATCATGGGCGAGATTTACTCGCGGATTATCATGCACGCGGAGAATCCACGCGTGGGCCTGCTTTCGATCGGCGAGGAGGAGCACAAGGGAAACGACCTGACCAAGGAAGCGACGCCGCTGCTGAAGAGCCTTCCGATGAACTTCGTGGGCAACGTGGAGGGGCGGGATATTTTCCGGGGAGCGGTGGACGTGGTGGTGTGCGACGGGTTCGTGGGGAACGTGCTGCTGAAGGCGAGCGAGGGCGTGGCGGAGATGATCAAGACGCTGCTCAAGGAGGCCCTGTCGGCGAGTCTGATTTCGAAGGCCGGGGCGGCGCTTTCGAGCGGGGCGTTTCATTCGCTGCGAAAGCGGACGGATTACTCCGAGTATGGCGGGGCTCCTTTGCTGGGGATCAAGGGGGTATGTATCATCTGCCACGGGAGTTCGAACGGGAACGCGATCAAGAACGCGGTTCGAGTGGCGGCGGAGTATGCCGAGGGTGGGGTGAATTCGCGGATCGAGCACGAGTTGAATTCGCGTTTGGCGTCGTAG